The genomic interval ACGTATACTTCCTCTTATTAAGATTTTCCCTTCGGCAAAGTTTATTTTTATAAAAAGATTACCAGAATATAATGCCCAATCAATTTATAAAGCACGAAAGAAATTATCTCCTCTGGAATGGTGGTCTGTAAAACCAAAAAACTATCAGAACCTACTAAATTTATCCTTAGCTGAACAAGCAGTAAATCAAGTTTATTATATTGAAAAACAAATAATGGAAGATTTAAAGTCCGTTAATAATAATAACATCATAAAGATAAATTATGAAGATCTTATAATAGATCCAAAAGCAATAATCGCTTTATTAAAACGATTTATAAATACAAGGAGTAAAGGAGATTTATCAGATATTAAAATTCAATCAGAAAATACGATAAAAATCGATCAAAAAGATTTTGACCAAATTAAAAATAATTGTACTAGATTTGACTGGAATAATTAAAAAATCATTAAGTAAATGCCAAGTAAATACACAACTCGATATTTAGATAAAACAGAATATATTGTTTGGGATTCGTTTGTTGATGAATGCGAAGATGGTAGTATTTTTAATAAATCTTTTTGGCTTGAAAATATTTATAAATATCAAAAAAATATAACATTCCGAATAGTTGGATGTTTTGATAAGAATAAAGAATTAATTGCCGGAGTTGCCATTGGTGTTAAAAATAAATTCTTCTTAATTCCAATAATTGTACCACCAATTCTTACACCTTATAACAGTATTTTAATTAAAACAAGGGAAACAAAATATATTTCGAAAAAAGAAAACTCTCAATTTTTAATAATTGAAAAAATTAATACCTTTCTAAATAAAAATTTAAAATTCATTACGTTACAGTTTCCTCCAAGTTTCAAGGATATCCGAAGTTTTTTATGGAATGGGTTTTCCGAAGAAATAAAATATACTTATACGGAAAAAATAACAGATATTGATAAATTATACGAATATTTTGATCCATCTTTAAAAAGGCAAATCAAAAAAGGATTAAAACATAATTATAAATTAAATTTTGATTTCAATGATAATGAAATCAAAACAAGTTATATGCTTTTACAAAGTATGCATAAAAATAACCAGAAAAAAGGCTTTCTGAATTTTAAGGATTTTGATTCCTTTATAAAAATCCTAAATGCAAATAATAGTCTTCTTCTTTGCAATATTTATAAAGATAAAATCCCTGTTTATACAAATATTATTTTAATGGATAAATCAACAGCTTTTTATTGGTTAGCAGGTGGAAATTACAACTTATATAATACCGGATTAAACCAGGTTCTACTTTATAATATTCTGGACAAATTAAATCAGCTCAATTGCAAGTTTTTTGATTTTGTTGGCGCAAATACAGATAGTATCGCTAAATACAAATCAAATTACAATTTTAAGCTTACACCATATTATGCAGTAAAAAAAATTAACGGAATTATTCCCAAAATATTATTTAAAATTAAAGAAATTATAAATGATTAAAAAAACTATTTTTAATAGTGTATATCTTTTTCTGAAACTTTTTGGAGGCAAAAATTTTTCTAATAAATCTTTTCATCCTTTTGTGCTTCTTAAATTTTTCTATTGGCAAAAAATATTAAGAATTAATGGGAACGTTCCCTGGCCAGTTCATTTTACCAGTCAGGTTAGAACTCCTAAAAAAATAGTTAAAGGAACCAGAAATCCGGGTATGGCTTTGGGATGCTATATTGATGGAAGAAACGGAATTATCATTGAAGAAAATGTATGGATTGGACCTAAGGTTTCATTAATTTCAATGAATCATTGTCTTGATAATTTCCAAAAATATGAAAAGACCAATCCTATAAAAATTGGCAAAAACTCATGGATTGGAGCCAACACCACTATACTGCCTGGAGTAGAACTTGGAGAACATGTAATTGTTGCTGCCGGGG from Halanaerobiales bacterium carries:
- a CDS encoding sulfotransferase; translation: TNFFDVSYINNLIHLSRENLFFGFWLSNLLYKNKKHNNFQSNYGNTKKFGLNAPSEGGPIWYKWFSKEKIYFEKDSLSDKKVKQIRKHFYAIINKQQKPLIIKNLMTSQRILPLIKIFPSAKFIFIKRLPEYNAQSIYKARKKLSPLEWWSVKPKNYQNLLNLSLAEQAVNQVYYIEKQIMEDLKSVNNNNIIKINYEDLIIDPKAIIALLKRFINTRSKGDLSDIKIQSENTIKIDQKDFDQIKNNCTRFDWNN
- a CDS encoding GNAT family N-acetyltransferase, with translation MPSKYTTRYLDKTEYIVWDSFVDECEDGSIFNKSFWLENIYKYQKNITFRIVGCFDKNKELIAGVAIGVKNKFFLIPIIVPPILTPYNSILIKTRETKYISKKENSQFLIIEKINTFLNKNLKFITLQFPPSFKDIRSFLWNGFSEEIKYTYTEKITDIDKLYEYFDPSLKRQIKKGLKHNYKLNFDFNDNEIKTSYMLLQSMHKNNQKKGFLNFKDFDSFIKILNANNSLLLCNIYKDKIPVYTNIILMDKSTAFYWLAGGNYNLYNTGLNQVLLYNILDKLNQLNCKFFDFVGANTDSIAKYKSNYNFKLTPYYAVKKINGIIPKILFKIKEIIND
- a CDS encoding acyltransferase translates to MIKKTIFNSVYLFLKLFGGKNFSNKSFHPFVLLKFFYWQKILRINGNVPWPVHFTSQVRTPKKIVKGTRNPGMALGCYIDGRNGIIIEENVWIGPKVSLISMNHCLDNFQKYEKTNPIKIGKNSWIGANTTILPGVELGEHVIVAAGAIVTKSFKEKNIVLGGNPAKIIKEISDYKPI